In the Geoanaerobacter pelophilus genome, TGATCGGGCCTTTACCGTCAATCGGCTGGCCGATAGCGTTAACAACGCGACCGATAAGGGCGTCGCCAACCGGAACCTCAACGATGCGGCCGGTACGCTTTACCAGGTCGCCTTCCTTGATCCCTTCGAAGTCGCCGAGGATGGCGGCACCGACGTTGTCTTCCTCAAGGTTGAGGGCCATACCGGAAACTCCGCCCGGGAACTCCAGAAGCTCACCGGCCATAGCCTTATCCAGGCCGTGGATACGGGCGATACCGTCACCGATGGAGATGATGGTGCCTGTTTCGGCAACCTCGACCTCCTTGCCGTACTCCTTGATCTGCTTCCTGATTATCTCGCTGATTTCTTCGGCTCTGATTTCCATGGAACCCTCTTACCCTTTTTGTAATATATCCTGAATCCTGTTTAGCTGAGTTTTTACACTGCCGTCAAAAACACGGTCACCGATCTTGGTCACCACTCCGCCGATAAGCGCCGGATCAACCTGGACCGTGAGTTCTACCTTCTTACCGGTGGACTGCTCAAGCGCAGTCTTTATTTCTGCTACCTGCTGATCGGAAAGTGCCATGCCTGAGGTAACCATCGGTCTGACTACACCTGACAGTTCATCGGCAAGCTTTGCGTAGCTCGCAGTAATCTGCGGCAGACAGGTAATTCTGTTCCTGTCCAGCAGCAGCAGCAGAAAGTTACTGATCATT is a window encoding:
- a CDS encoding F0F1 ATP synthase subunit delta, with the translated sequence MSASAIARRYAKALVQLGAESNSVEAFNAELTRISDTLDSNRNLLALLSNPAYGADAKREILREVAAKLAVSPMISNFLLLLLDRNRITCLPQITASYAKLADELSGVVRPMVTSGMALSDQQVAEIKTALEQSTGKKVELTVQVDPALIGGVVTKIGDRVFDGSVKTQLNRIQDILQKG